From a single Rutidosis leptorrhynchoides isolate AG116_Rl617_1_P2 chromosome 5, CSIRO_AGI_Rlap_v1, whole genome shotgun sequence genomic region:
- the LOC139849085 gene encoding uncharacterized protein, with translation MSKPLFLHICQGILNFSQTPVPKYFTYFIQKRDATGLLGFNIVQKVTSAIRQLAYAASADVFDEYLHMDEQTSYDCLNNFCKCIFHLYGPEYLRRPTAQDVQRLTTKHAQIHGFSGMLGSIDCMHWRWRNCPARWKGHYTRGDHGYPSIMFEAVASYDGWFWHAFFGTAGSNNDINVLNQSDLFSELLAGEAPPCTCTVNGCTFIKGYYLADGIYPEWSTIVK, from the coding sequence ATGAGCAAACCTCTATTTCTTCATATATGTCAAGGTATATTGAACTTTTCTCAAACTCCGGTTCCTAaatattttacttattttattcaAAAACGTGATGCTACCGGATTACTTGGTTTTAATATTGTTCAAAAAGTAACATCCGCCATACGTCAACTAGCTTATGCCGCTTCAGCCGATGTTTTTGATGAATATTTGCATATGGATGAACAAACCTCATATGATTGTTTAAACAATTTTTGCAAATGTATTTTCCACTTGTACGGTCCCGAATATTTGAGACGGCCAACTGCACAAGATGTGCAACGTTTGACCACTAAACATGCTCAAATACATGGTTTTTCGGGGATGTTAGgaagtattgattgtatgcattggagaTGGAGAAATTGTCCGGCACGTTGGAAGGGTCATTATACACGAGGTGACCATGGTTACCCGTCAATTATGTTTGAAGCAGTAGCATCGTACGATGGATGGTTTTGGCACGCGTTTTTTGGAACTGCCGGATCAAACAATGATATCAACGTGCTAAATCAATCTGACTTGTTTAGTGAGTTATTAGCCGGTGAAGCACCACCATGTACGTGTACGGTTAACGGATGTACGTTTATTAAGGGTTATTATTTGGCAGATGGAATTTACCCGGAATGGTCTACAATAGTTAAGTAG